The following are from one region of the Aquipuribacter nitratireducens genome:
- a CDS encoding mannose-1-phosphate guanylyltransferase, whose translation MSASSPDRSSPPHHAAGPAPGRLPGFHAVVPAGGAGTRLWPLSRAARPKFLLDLTGSGRTLVQATWDRLVPLAGESGVVVVTGTQHAVAVARQLPGLGEADLVVEPAPRNSAAAIGVVAAVLAARDPDAVLGSFAADHVIGDVDSFHAAVAEAVAAAREGWLVTIGMQPTGPSTGFGYVSPGEALAVPGAPSLHRVVRFVEKPDAATAERYVAEGWRWNAGMFVVRAAVLLDLLAEHAPELAEGLRRIGEAWDTPQRETVLDATWPGLPSLPIDTAVAEPAADAGRVAVVPGSFRWDDVGDWTSLGDLLGPAGDGAGVPLGDPGEGLRVLGDPGRVVCKDATGVVVPSGGRLVVLSGVDDVVVVDTLDAVLVTTRERAQEVKDVVDILKREGRTDLV comes from the coding sequence GTGAGCGCCTCGTCACCCGACCGGTCGAGCCCGCCCCACCACGCCGCGGGCCCGGCCCCGGGCCGGCTGCCCGGCTTCCACGCGGTGGTGCCGGCGGGTGGTGCCGGCACGCGGCTGTGGCCCCTGTCGCGGGCGGCGCGACCGAAGTTCCTCCTCGACCTCACCGGCAGCGGGCGCACGCTCGTGCAGGCGACGTGGGACCGCCTCGTCCCCCTCGCGGGCGAGTCGGGCGTCGTGGTCGTGACGGGCACCCAGCACGCCGTGGCGGTCGCGCGGCAGCTGCCGGGGCTCGGCGAGGCCGACCTCGTCGTCGAGCCCGCCCCCCGCAACAGCGCCGCCGCCATCGGCGTCGTGGCGGCCGTGCTCGCCGCACGCGACCCCGACGCCGTCCTCGGCTCCTTCGCCGCCGACCACGTCATCGGTGACGTCGACTCCTTCCACGCCGCGGTGGCGGAGGCGGTCGCCGCCGCACGCGAGGGCTGGCTCGTGACGATCGGCATGCAGCCGACCGGGCCCTCCACCGGCTTCGGGTACGTCTCGCCCGGCGAGGCGCTCGCGGTGCCCGGTGCGCCGTCGCTGCACCGGGTCGTCCGGTTCGTCGAGAAGCCGGACGCGGCCACGGCCGAGCGGTACGTCGCCGAGGGCTGGCGGTGGAACGCCGGCATGTTCGTCGTCCGCGCGGCCGTGCTCCTCGACCTGCTCGCCGAGCACGCGCCGGAGCTCGCCGAGGGCCTGCGACGGATCGGGGAGGCGTGGGACACCCCGCAGCGGGAGACGGTGCTCGACGCGACGTGGCCCGGCCTGCCGTCCCTGCCGATCGACACGGCGGTCGCCGAGCCGGCCGCGGACGCCGGGCGGGTCGCCGTCGTCCCCGGCTCCTTCCGCTGGGACGACGTCGGGGACTGGACCTCGCTCGGGGACCTGCTCGGCCCCGCCGGCGACGGGGCCGGCGTGCCGCTGGGCGACCCGGGGGAGGGGCTGCGGGTCCTGGGGGACCCGGGCCGCGTCGTGTGCAAGGACGCCACCGGCGTCGTCGTGCCGAGCGGAGGGCGCCTCGTCGTCCTGTCCGGCGTCGACGACGTCGTCGTCGTCGACACCCTCGACGCCGTGCTCGTCACGACGCGCGAACGCGCCCAGGAGGTCAAGGACGTCGTCGACATCCTCAAGCGGGAGGGCCGCACGGACCTCGTGTGA
- a CDS encoding acyl-CoA mutase large subunit family protein, giving the protein MGDPTTESGLPLRPVSDPSDVADGLGDRLGAPGEYPYTRGVHPGMYTTRPWTMRQYAGFGSAKESNARYHQLVAAGTGGLSVAFDLPTQMGLDSDDPLAAGEVGKVGVAVDSLQDMRVLFDGLPLDEVSTSMTINAPASVLLLLYQLVAEENGVPGEKLRGTVQNDVLKEYIARGTYIFPPAPSLRLVSDTFAYCRDELPRWNTISVSGYHMAEAGATPAQEVAFTLADGIAYLEAARAAGLSVDDVGPRLSFFFVARTTLLEEVAKFRAARRVWARITKERFGATDPRAMMLRFHTQTAGVQLTAQQPEVNLVRVALQALGAVLGGTQSLHTNSFDEAIALPTEKAARLALRTQQVIAHETDVTRLVDPFAGSWAVESMTDDLEAEVERLIARVDDLGGAVPAIEAGFQKEEIERAAYAVAREIDAGDRVVVGVNRFRTETEEPYEPLRVDPALERRQAAGLAELRGSRDQAGVDAALADLRRAAEGTANVLVPMKEALRRLATVGEVCRVLRDVWGRYEPSERF; this is encoded by the coding sequence ATGGGAGACCCGACGACGGAGTCCGGACTGCCCCTGCGTCCCGTCAGTGACCCCTCCGACGTCGCCGACGGGCTCGGCGACCGCCTCGGCGCCCCGGGGGAGTACCCGTACACCCGCGGCGTCCACCCGGGCATGTACACGACGCGGCCGTGGACGATGCGGCAGTACGCCGGCTTCGGGTCGGCGAAGGAGTCGAACGCCCGCTACCACCAGCTCGTCGCCGCCGGCACCGGCGGGCTCAGCGTCGCCTTCGACCTGCCGACGCAGATGGGCCTCGACTCCGACGACCCCCTCGCCGCCGGCGAGGTCGGGAAGGTGGGCGTCGCCGTCGACTCCCTGCAGGACATGCGCGTCCTCTTCGACGGCCTGCCCCTCGACGAGGTGAGCACGTCGATGACGATCAACGCGCCCGCCTCTGTGCTCCTCCTGCTCTACCAGCTCGTCGCGGAGGAGAACGGCGTCCCCGGGGAGAAGCTGCGCGGCACGGTCCAGAACGACGTGCTCAAGGAGTACATCGCGCGCGGGACGTACATCTTCCCGCCCGCGCCGTCGCTGCGGCTCGTCAGCGACACCTTCGCGTACTGCCGTGACGAGCTGCCCCGCTGGAACACGATCAGCGTGTCCGGCTACCACATGGCCGAGGCGGGGGCGACGCCCGCGCAGGAGGTCGCGTTCACCCTCGCCGACGGCATCGCTTACCTCGAGGCCGCCCGGGCCGCGGGACTGTCGGTCGACGACGTCGGGCCGCGGCTGTCCTTCTTCTTCGTCGCCCGGACGACGCTGCTCGAGGAGGTCGCGAAGTTCCGCGCCGCCCGGCGCGTGTGGGCGCGCATCACGAAGGAGCGCTTCGGCGCCACCGACCCCAGGGCGATGATGCTCCGCTTCCACACCCAGACCGCCGGGGTGCAGCTGACGGCGCAGCAGCCGGAGGTCAACCTCGTCCGGGTCGCGCTCCAGGCGCTCGGGGCGGTCCTCGGCGGCACGCAGAGCCTCCACACGAACTCCTTCGACGAGGCCATCGCCCTGCCGACGGAGAAGGCCGCCCGTCTCGCGCTGCGCACGCAGCAGGTGATCGCGCACGAGACGGACGTCACGAGGCTCGTCGACCCGTTCGCCGGCTCGTGGGCCGTCGAGTCGATGACCGACGACCTCGAGGCGGAGGTCGAGCGGCTCATCGCCCGCGTCGACGACCTCGGTGGGGCGGTCCCCGCGATCGAGGCCGGCTTCCAGAAGGAGGAGATCGAGCGGGCGGCGTACGCCGTGGCCCGCGAGATCGACGCCGGCGACCGGGTCGTCGTCGGGGTGAACCGGTTCCGGACCGAGACGGAGGAGCCGTACGAGCCGCTCCGCGTCGACCCCGCGCTCGAGCGCCGGCAGGCCGCGGGGCTCGCGGAGCTGCGGGGCTCCCGCGACCAGGCGGGGGTCGACGCCGCGCTCGCCGACCTCCGCCGGGCCGCGGAGGGGACCGCGAACGTGCTCGTGCCGATGAAGGAGGCGCTGCGGCGGCTCGCGACGGTCGGTGAGGTGTGCCGCGTGCTCCGTGACGTGTGGGGCCGGTACGAGCCGTCCGAGCGCTTCTGA
- a CDS encoding BMP family lipoprotein has product MKQWARVTAVVGLSALVLAACGEAPEDETAAPAASGDAGASAPAAEEVDFTGCMVTDAGGVDDRSFNEAADRGLSQAVEELGIEKTVVESSSETDYTPNVEQLVQQDCDLIVGVGFLLAGAVGEAAAANPEETFALIDSTLEEPADNVKPLLFNTAEAAFLGGYLAAGMTETGTVATFGGIPIPPVTIFMDGFVDGVAYYNEQKGTDVQVLGWDKDAQDGTFTGDFENQAQGQTVTENFIGQGADIILPVAGPVGLGAAAAAEAAGDVDLIWVDSDGYESASQYGPLFISSVLKNIDAAVFDATQETLEDSFSSEPYVGTLENGGVGLAPYHDFEDEVPQELKDEITALQDQIISGEVAVESPASPSVG; this is encoded by the coding sequence GTGAAGCAGTGGGCGCGTGTGACCGCGGTCGTGGGCCTGTCGGCCCTCGTCCTCGCGGCGTGCGGTGAGGCTCCCGAGGACGAGACGGCGGCCCCGGCCGCCAGCGGCGACGCGGGCGCGAGCGCGCCGGCGGCCGAGGAGGTCGACTTCACCGGCTGCATGGTGACCGACGCCGGCGGCGTCGACGACCGCTCGTTCAACGAGGCGGCCGACCGCGGCCTCAGCCAGGCCGTCGAGGAGCTCGGCATCGAGAAGACGGTCGTCGAGTCGAGCTCGGAGACCGACTACACCCCGAACGTCGAGCAGCTCGTCCAGCAGGACTGCGACCTCATCGTCGGTGTCGGGTTCCTCCTCGCGGGCGCGGTCGGCGAGGCCGCCGCGGCCAACCCGGAGGAGACCTTCGCCCTCATCGACTCGACGCTCGAGGAGCCGGCCGACAACGTCAAGCCGCTCCTGTTCAACACGGCGGAGGCCGCGTTCCTCGGCGGCTACCTCGCCGCGGGCATGACGGAGACCGGCACGGTCGCGACGTTCGGCGGCATCCCGATCCCGCCCGTGACGATCTTCATGGACGGCTTCGTCGACGGCGTCGCGTACTACAACGAGCAGAAGGGCACCGACGTCCAGGTCCTCGGCTGGGACAAGGACGCGCAGGACGGCACCTTCACCGGTGACTTCGAGAACCAGGCCCAGGGCCAGACGGTGACGGAGAACTTCATCGGCCAGGGCGCCGACATCATCCTCCCGGTCGCCGGGCCCGTCGGCCTCGGTGCCGCCGCCGCCGCGGAGGCCGCCGGGGACGTCGACCTCATCTGGGTCGACTCCGACGGCTACGAGTCGGCGTCGCAGTACGGCCCGCTCTTCATCTCCTCGGTGCTGAAGAACATCGACGCCGCCGTGTTCGACGCCACCCAGGAGACGCTCGAGGACAGCTTCTCCAGCGAGCCCTACGTCGGCACGCTCGAGAACGGTGGCGTGGGCCTGGCCCCGTACCACGACTTCGAGGACGAGGTCCCGCAGGAGCTCAAGGACGAGATCACGGCCCTGCAGGACCAGATCATCTCCGGCGAGGTGGCCGTCGAGTCGCCCGCGTCGCCCTCCGTGGGCTGA
- a CDS encoding ABC transporter ATP-binding protein, which yields MRLELEGITKRFGSFTANDAIDLVVEPGEIHALLGENGAGKSTLMNVLFGLLKADEGRVLVDGDPVRFTGPRDAMQAGIGMVHQHFMLVPVFTVAENVVLGDEPTKGGGFLDRATAAQRVRETSARFGFDLDPDRLVGDLPVGVQQRVEIIKALVRDAEVLILDEPTAVLTPQETDELLGIMKELAASGTSIVFITHKLREVKEVADRITVIRRGKVVGTAEPTASATELASLMVGRAVDLTVDKEDKEAGEVRFSMRGVSLVEDGITLLDDVDLDVRSGEIVAVAGVQGNGQTELTETILGLVRPSSGSITLDGTELSGRSVRQVLDAGVGFVPEDRSTDGVIGSFTVAENLVLDLFHGPPFASGLAYDPKAVLANAEHRIEEFDIRAGGPTSTAGSLSGGNQQKVVLARELSRPLRLFVASQPTRGLDVGSIEFVHSRIVAERDSGAAVLVVSTELDEVVALADRIAVMYAGRVVGVVPADTPREVLGLMMAGMSADEAARARASEGSDAATSTPSTTSSTPSTSGADA from the coding sequence GTGAGACTCGAGCTCGAGGGCATCACCAAGCGCTTCGGGTCCTTCACGGCCAACGACGCCATCGACCTGGTCGTCGAGCCCGGGGAGATCCACGCGCTGCTCGGTGAGAACGGCGCCGGGAAGTCGACGCTGATGAACGTCCTGTTCGGCCTCCTCAAGGCCGACGAGGGCCGCGTGCTCGTCGACGGCGACCCGGTCCGGTTCACCGGCCCGCGGGACGCCATGCAGGCGGGGATCGGCATGGTGCACCAGCACTTCATGCTCGTCCCGGTCTTCACCGTCGCGGAGAACGTCGTCCTCGGTGACGAGCCGACGAAGGGCGGCGGCTTCCTCGACCGGGCCACCGCGGCCCAGCGGGTGCGGGAGACCTCCGCCCGGTTCGGCTTCGACCTCGACCCCGACCGCCTCGTCGGCGACCTGCCGGTCGGCGTCCAGCAGCGCGTGGAGATCATCAAGGCGCTCGTCCGCGACGCCGAGGTGCTCATCCTCGACGAGCCGACGGCCGTCCTCACGCCCCAGGAGACCGACGAGCTGCTGGGGATCATGAAGGAGCTCGCGGCCTCGGGCACGTCGATCGTCTTCATCACCCACAAGCTGCGGGAGGTGAAGGAGGTCGCCGACCGGATCACCGTCATCCGGCGGGGCAAGGTCGTCGGCACCGCCGAGCCGACCGCGTCCGCCACCGAGCTGGCCTCCCTCATGGTGGGCCGCGCCGTCGACCTCACGGTCGACAAGGAGGACAAGGAGGCGGGCGAGGTCCGCTTCAGCATGCGGGGCGTCAGCCTCGTGGAGGACGGCATCACGCTGCTCGACGACGTCGACCTCGACGTCCGCAGCGGCGAGATCGTCGCCGTCGCCGGTGTGCAGGGCAACGGGCAGACCGAGCTCACCGAGACGATCCTCGGCCTCGTCCGGCCCTCGTCGGGGTCGATCACGCTCGACGGCACGGAGCTGAGCGGACGCAGCGTCCGGCAGGTCCTCGACGCGGGCGTGGGGTTCGTGCCGGAGGACCGCTCGACGGACGGCGTCATCGGCAGCTTCACGGTCGCCGAGAACCTCGTCCTCGACCTCTTCCACGGCCCGCCCTTCGCCAGCGGCCTCGCCTACGACCCCAAGGCGGTGCTCGCCAACGCCGAGCACCGCATCGAGGAGTTCGACATCCGCGCGGGCGGGCCCACCTCGACCGCCGGGTCGCTCTCGGGCGGCAACCAGCAGAAGGTGGTCCTCGCCCGCGAGCTGTCGCGGCCGCTGCGGCTGTTCGTCGCGTCCCAGCCGACCCGCGGCCTCGACGTCGGCTCCATCGAGTTCGTCCACAGCCGGATCGTCGCCGAGCGGGACTCCGGCGCGGCCGTGCTCGTCGTGTCGACCGAGCTCGACGAGGTCGTCGCCCTCGCGGACCGGATCGCCGTCATGTACGCGGGTCGGGTCGTCGGGGTCGTCCCCGCCGACACCCCCCGCGAGGTCCTCGGCCTCATGATGGCCGGCATGAGCGCCGACGAGGCCGCCCGCGCCCGTGCGAGCGAGGGCTCGGACGCCGCTACCAGCACCCCCAGCACCACCTCCAGCACCCCCAGCACGTCCGGAGCCGACGCATGA
- a CDS encoding ABC transporter permease yields the protein MSAPATEAPAAPPPPPAAPSRPTATSFWRSTALPSLLSIAMALVVGAVLIAFSDDDVREAASYFFARPGDTLGAVFSSIAEAYGALFRGSVLDVRADSVVGALRPIGQTLLFATPLIAGGLAVAIPFKAGMFNIGAEGQIILAAIGAAYVGFAFDLPVGVHLVVAVAVGVLGGALWGAIPGALKATTGAHEVITTIMLNYVARFLILFLLGTTYFQREGRADPISPQIADTATLPALIPGFGRLNWAFVLVLAAAALAWWLVNRSTVGFRLRAVGANAEAARTAGMSVPRAYVTAMALAGGFAGLAGVSQVLGSERVLTTGISAGLGFDAITVALLGRANPVGVVAAGLLFGALKAGGLTMQAQTGTSLDIVVVLQALIVLFIAAPALISAIFRLRTTGAGVGQLSKGWNG from the coding sequence ATGAGCGCCCCCGCCACCGAGGCCCCCGCCGCCCCGCCGCCTCCGCCCGCGGCGCCGAGCCGCCCCACTGCGACGAGCTTCTGGCGCTCGACGGCCCTGCCGTCGCTGCTGAGCATCGCGATGGCGCTCGTCGTCGGCGCGGTCCTCATCGCCTTCAGCGACGACGACGTCCGCGAGGCCGCCTCGTACTTCTTCGCGCGACCCGGCGACACGCTCGGGGCGGTGTTCTCGAGCATCGCCGAGGCGTACGGGGCGCTGTTCCGCGGCTCGGTGCTCGACGTCCGCGCCGACAGCGTCGTCGGGGCGCTGCGGCCGATCGGGCAGACGCTGCTCTTCGCGACGCCGCTCATCGCCGGCGGCCTCGCCGTCGCCATCCCGTTCAAGGCCGGCATGTTCAACATCGGCGCCGAGGGGCAGATCATCCTCGCCGCCATCGGCGCCGCCTACGTCGGCTTCGCGTTCGACCTGCCGGTCGGGGTGCACCTCGTCGTCGCGGTCGCGGTCGGTGTCCTCGGCGGCGCGCTGTGGGGTGCGATCCCCGGGGCGCTCAAGGCGACGACCGGGGCCCACGAGGTCATCACGACGATCATGCTGAACTACGTCGCGCGGTTCCTCATCCTCTTCCTGCTCGGCACCACGTACTTCCAGCGGGAGGGTCGCGCGGACCCCATCAGCCCCCAGATCGCCGACACCGCGACGCTGCCGGCGCTCATCCCCGGTTTCGGCCGTCTCAACTGGGCCTTCGTCCTCGTCCTCGCCGCCGCGGCGCTCGCGTGGTGGCTCGTCAACCGCAGCACCGTCGGGTTCCGGCTGCGCGCGGTCGGCGCCAACGCCGAGGCGGCCCGCACCGCCGGCATGTCCGTCCCGCGGGCCTACGTCACCGCCATGGCCCTCGCCGGCGGCTTCGCCGGGCTCGCCGGGGTGTCGCAGGTCCTCGGCAGCGAGCGGGTCCTCACGACCGGCATCAGCGCCGGGCTCGGCTTCGACGCCATCACCGTCGCCCTGCTCGGTCGCGCCAACCCCGTCGGCGTCGTCGCCGCGGGCCTGCTGTTCGGCGCGCTCAAGGCGGGCGGGCTCACGATGCAGGCGCAGACCGGCACCTCGCTCGACATCGTCGTCGTCCTCCAGGCGCTCATCGTCCTGTTCATCGCCGCGCCCGCCCTCATCTCCGCGATCTTCCGCCTGCGCACCACCGGCGCCGGCGTCGGCCAGCTGTCGAAGGGCTGGAACGGATGA
- a CDS encoding ABC transporter permease: MTTTDTPRPDVPGPRSDTAEPALPHALPRRQWRTPVILWVLAVVALLGFALTAPVDRSSAFGLSTGGQAIQLPDLVLPTLATTVVLGLLLAGLAAYATVLANARRGVPLWVGLVAGAAFLLSFLTWAAEGQRIPFTNLLQGALFLATPLVFGALSGVLCERAGVINISIEGQLLSGAFTSAVVASLTGNVYVGLLAAPVAGLFFGWLLAVFAIRYVVDQIVLGVVLNVLVIGLTSFLYGQVLVNDADTWNQPGRLPRVAVPGLVEIPVLGPVLFNQSLIVYLMYAAVIAVHVGLFRTRWGLRVRAVGEHPKAADTAGIDVNRLRFRNVLLGGAVAGLGGAFFTLGSVGAFGEEMTAGQGFIALAALIFGRWSPVGALLAALLFGFAANLQSTLSIIGTPIPGEFLLMAPYLVTIFAVAGLVGKVRAPAADGVPYRP, translated from the coding sequence ATGACCACCACCGACACCCCCCGCCCCGACGTGCCGGGCCCCCGGTCCGACACCGCCGAGCCTGCGCTTCCGCACGCGCTGCCGCGCCGGCAGTGGCGCACCCCGGTCATCCTCTGGGTGCTCGCGGTCGTCGCCCTCCTCGGCTTCGCCCTCACCGCGCCCGTGGACCGCTCGAGCGCCTTCGGGCTGTCGACGGGCGGCCAGGCGATCCAGCTGCCCGACCTCGTGCTCCCGACGCTCGCGACGACCGTCGTGCTCGGCCTGCTGCTCGCCGGGCTCGCCGCGTACGCGACCGTGCTCGCCAACGCCCGCCGCGGCGTGCCGCTGTGGGTGGGGCTCGTCGCCGGCGCGGCCTTCCTGCTGTCGTTCCTCACGTGGGCGGCCGAGGGGCAGCGCATCCCCTTCACCAACCTGCTGCAGGGCGCGCTGTTCCTCGCGACGCCGCTCGTGTTCGGCGCCCTGTCCGGGGTGCTGTGCGAGCGCGCCGGCGTCATCAACATCTCCATCGAGGGCCAGCTGCTCAGCGGCGCGTTCACCTCCGCCGTCGTCGCGAGCCTCACCGGGAACGTCTACGTGGGACTGCTCGCGGCGCCCGTCGCGGGGCTGTTCTTCGGCTGGCTCCTCGCGGTGTTCGCCATCCGCTACGTCGTCGACCAGATCGTCCTCGGCGTCGTCCTCAACGTCCTCGTCATCGGCCTCACGAGCTTCCTCTACGGCCAGGTGCTCGTGAACGACGCCGACACGTGGAACCAGCCGGGGCGCCTGCCCCGGGTCGCGGTGCCGGGCCTCGTCGAGATCCCCGTCCTCGGGCCGGTCCTCTTCAACCAGTCGCTCATCGTCTACCTCATGTACGCCGCGGTCATCGCGGTCCACGTCGGGCTGTTCCGCACCCGGTGGGGGCTGCGGGTCCGCGCCGTGGGCGAGCACCCGAAGGCCGCCGACACCGCCGGGATCGACGTCAACCGGCTCCGCTTCCGCAACGTCCTCCTCGGGGGTGCGGTGGCGGGGCTCGGCGGGGCGTTCTTCACCCTCGGCTCGGTCGGCGCGTTCGGGGAGGAGATGACGGCGGGCCAGGGCTTCATCGCCCTCGCCGCCCTCATCTTCGGTCGCTGGTCGCCCGTCGGGGCGCTGCTCGCGGCGCTGCTGTTCGGTTTCGCCGCCAACCTGCAGTCGACGCTGTCGATCATCGGGACGCCCATCCCGGGCGAGTTCCTCCTCATGGCGCCGTACCTCGTGACGATCTTCGCGGTCGCCGGGCTCGTCGGGAAGGTGCGCGCCCCCGCGGCCGACGGCGTGCCGTACCGGCCGTGA
- a CDS encoding cytidine deaminase, protein MSDVDWPALRAAARDVMTRAYAPYSRFRVGAAGLVDDGRVVVGCNVENGAYGVTLCAECGLVSSLHSSGGGRLVAVAVVDGDGAPCAPCGRCRQLLWEAGGPTCLLDAGEGSAPLPMTEVLPGAFDLPVRPEEES, encoded by the coding sequence GTGAGCGACGTCGACTGGCCGGCGCTGCGGGCCGCGGCGCGCGACGTCATGACGCGCGCGTACGCCCCGTACAGCCGATTCCGGGTCGGTGCCGCGGGCCTCGTCGACGACGGGCGCGTCGTCGTCGGGTGCAACGTCGAGAACGGCGCGTACGGCGTGACGCTGTGCGCGGAGTGCGGCCTCGTCTCGAGCCTGCACTCCAGCGGCGGCGGCCGGCTCGTGGCCGTGGCCGTCGTCGACGGGGACGGCGCCCCGTGCGCGCCGTGCGGGCGCTGCCGGCAGCTGCTGTGGGAGGCGGGCGGACCCACGTGCCTGCTCGACGCCGGGGAGGGCAGTGCGCCCCTGCCGATGACCGAGGTGCTGCCCGGTGCCTTCGACCTGCCCGTGCGGCCCGAGGAGGAGTCATGA
- a CDS encoding thymidine phosphorylase has protein sequence MSEAFDAVDVIRTKRDGGRLSDEQVDWVVDAYTRGVVADEQMSALAMAILLRGMDRAEISRWTTAMIASGERMDFTDLPRPSVDKHSTGGVGDKITLPLAPLVAACGAAVPQLSGRGLGHTGGTLDKLESVPGWQASLDNDRMRQVLTDVGAVICAAGSGLAPADRKLYALRDVTGTVEAIPLIASSIMSKKIAEGTGGLVLDVKVGSGAFMKSLDDARELAETMVGLGADASVPTVALLTDMSTPLGLTVGNALEVRESVEVLAGGGPQDVVDLTLALAREMLALAGIDADPADALRDGRAMDSWRAMVAAQGGDPDAPLPTARETHTVLAPAEGVLARLDALAVGVASWRLGAGRARKEDPVQAGAGVEVHAKPGAVLRGGEPLLTLHTDTPERFERALAALEGAYDVIPEGDRPDLRPVVLERVAG, from the coding sequence ATGAGCGAGGCGTTCGACGCCGTCGACGTCATCCGCACGAAGCGGGACGGCGGGCGGCTGTCCGACGAGCAGGTCGACTGGGTCGTCGACGCCTACACCCGCGGCGTCGTCGCCGACGAGCAGATGTCGGCGCTCGCGATGGCGATCCTCCTGCGCGGCATGGACCGCGCGGAGATCTCCCGCTGGACGACGGCGATGATCGCCTCCGGCGAGCGGATGGACTTCACCGACCTGCCGCGGCCGTCGGTCGACAAGCACTCGACCGGCGGGGTGGGCGACAAGATCACCCTCCCGCTGGCGCCGCTCGTCGCGGCCTGCGGGGCCGCGGTCCCGCAGCTGTCGGGTCGCGGCCTCGGCCACACCGGCGGCACCCTCGACAAGCTCGAGTCGGTCCCCGGCTGGCAGGCGTCCCTCGACAACGACCGCATGCGGCAGGTCCTCACCGACGTCGGGGCCGTCATCTGCGCCGCCGGCAGCGGTCTCGCCCCCGCCGACCGCAAGCTGTACGCGCTGCGCGACGTCACCGGGACCGTCGAGGCGATCCCCCTCATCGCGAGCTCGATCATGAGCAAGAAGATCGCCGAGGGGACGGGCGGGCTCGTCCTCGACGTCAAGGTCGGCTCCGGGGCCTTCATGAAGTCCCTCGACGACGCGCGCGAGCTCGCCGAGACCATGGTCGGCCTCGGCGCCGACGCGTCGGTGCCGACCGTCGCGCTCCTCACGGACATGTCGACGCCGCTCGGGCTCACGGTCGGCAACGCGCTCGAGGTGCGGGAGTCCGTCGAGGTCCTCGCGGGCGGGGGCCCGCAGGACGTCGTCGACCTCACCCTCGCCCTCGCGCGGGAGATGCTCGCCCTCGCCGGCATCGACGCCGACCCCGCCGACGCCCTCCGCGACGGGCGAGCCATGGACTCCTGGCGCGCGATGGTCGCCGCGCAGGGCGGTGACCCCGACGCGCCGCTGCCGACCGCGCGGGAGACCCACACCGTCCTCGCGCCCGCGGAGGGCGTCCTCGCCCGGCTCGACGCGCTCGCCGTCGGGGTGGCGTCGTGGCGGCTCGGCGCCGGTCGCGCGCGCAAGGAGGACCCGGTGCAGGCCGGGGCGGGTGTCGAGGTCCACGCCAAGCCCGGCGCGGTGCTCCGCGGCGGGGAGCCGCTCCTCACCCTCCACACCGACACCCCCGAGCGGTTCGAGCGGGCGCTGGCGGCGCTCGAGGGCGCCTACGACGTCATCCCCGAGGGCGACCGGCCGGACCTGCGGCCGGTCGTCCTCGAGCGGGTGGCGGGCTGA
- a CDS encoding adenosine deaminase produces MTVDLRQAPKVLLHDHLDGGLRPQTLVELADGIGHALPATEPGALATWFVESAESGSLERYLETFAHTVAVLQTEEALERVAAEAVLDLAADGVVHAEVRYAPELCTGGGLALEAVVEAVQAGFARGVREAAAQGATTSVGTLLCAMRQADNHMAAARLAVRYRDAGVVGFDIAGPEAGFPPSRQKDAFDLLRAELVPFTVHAGEAAGLDSVADALSVGTLRLGHGVRVADDVVAADAPGGAPTLGRLAAWVRDRRVPLEASPTSNVQTGAATSIAAHPATLLKDLGFAVTVNTDNRLVSGTSTTQEMTLLREQAGWSDADLALASVAAAEAAFLPLPEREALVLRVRDGWAALT; encoded by the coding sequence GTGACCGTCGACCTCCGCCAGGCCCCCAAGGTCCTCCTCCACGACCACCTCGACGGCGGTCTGCGACCGCAGACCCTCGTCGAGCTCGCCGACGGCATCGGCCACGCCCTGCCGGCGACCGAGCCGGGCGCGCTCGCGACGTGGTTCGTCGAGTCCGCGGAGTCCGGCTCCCTCGAGCGCTACCTCGAGACGTTCGCCCACACCGTCGCCGTGCTCCAGACCGAGGAGGCGCTCGAGCGGGTCGCCGCCGAGGCCGTCCTCGACCTCGCCGCCGACGGCGTCGTCCACGCGGAGGTCCGCTACGCCCCCGAGCTGTGCACCGGTGGCGGGCTCGCGCTCGAGGCGGTCGTCGAGGCCGTCCAGGCCGGCTTCGCCCGCGGTGTCCGCGAGGCGGCGGCGCAGGGCGCGACGACGAGCGTCGGCACGCTGCTGTGCGCGATGCGGCAGGCCGACAACCACATGGCCGCCGCCCGGCTCGCCGTGCGCTACCGCGACGCCGGCGTCGTCGGGTTCGACATCGCCGGGCCCGAGGCCGGCTTCCCGCCGAGCCGGCAGAAGGACGCCTTCGACCTCCTGCGGGCCGAGCTCGTGCCGTTCACCGTCCACGCGGGGGAGGCCGCGGGCCTCGACAGCGTCGCCGACGCGCTCTCGGTCGGGACGCTGCGGCTCGGGCACGGCGTGCGGGTGGCCGACGACGTCGTCGCCGCCGACGCGCCGGGCGGCGCGCCGACGCTCGGCCGCCTGGCGGCGTGGGTGCGGGACCGGCGGGTGCCGCTGGAGGCGAGCCCGACGTCGAACGTCCAGACCGGCGCCGCGACGAGCATCGCCGCGCACCCCGCGACCCTCCTCAAGGACCTCGGCTTCGCCGTCACCGTCAACACCGACAACCGGCTCGTGTCCGGCACGTCGACGACCCAGGAGATGACGCTGCTGCGCGAGCAGGCCGGCTGGTCCGACGCCGACCTCGCGCTCGCGTCCGTCGCCGCGGCCGAGGCCGCCTTCCTCCCGCTGCCGGAGCGCGAGGCCCTCGTCCTGCGCGTCCGCGACGGCTGGGCCGCCCTGACGTAG